From the genome of Eublepharis macularius isolate TG4126 chromosome 12, MPM_Emac_v1.0, whole genome shotgun sequence, one region includes:
- the NHLRC4 gene encoding NHL-repeat-containing protein 4: MDYTLEDTQRKEKLLRTVYTLQVKSDSTFQKASPLLSNHRGMGMVTEHQVQELAEKAKVICHDLDNIRNHLFYRQNDLVQQIPNPNGSCYSGVSGIHCTLDGSVYVTCESAPRVHVFNHSGQVVQCLPCVESKKKETFLPEDVTLTRAGMVAVTDMVNKTIRVFNHHSKFSKGEWVKIGQFCSPRGIGVDTSGKLLVADYTEGKVHSFALDHAFKVQSPHSVSDLCGPRYVCAAPEGGFVVSEECGDVKLFNNSHKLLFSICHKFSHSFGNPAGVCADREGNIIVADEQHRKIHLFPRNGSPICLVSKGLQRPTGIACSTQGLLYVADSGDDNIKVFKYRVRPPFNADLLSASSESPNLTPRRRVE; this comes from the coding sequence atggattaTACTTTGGAGGACACACAGCGCAAGGAGAAACTCCTGAGAACTGTTTACACCCTCCAAGTTAAATCCGATTCCACATTTCAAAAGGCCAGCCCACTCCTGAGCAATCACCGTGGCATGGGGATGGTGACGGAGCATCAGGTTCAAGAACTGGCTGAGAAAGCCAAAGTCATTTGCCATGACTTGGACAATATCAGAAACCACCTCTTCTATCGGCAGAATGACCTAGTACAGCAGATCCCAAACCCCAACGGTAGCTGTTACAGTGGTGTAAGTGGAATCCATTGTACACTGGATGGATCTGTTTATGTGACTTGTGAGAGTGCCCCAAGGGTCCATGTCTTCAATCACTCAGGCCAAGTGGTTCAGTGTCTACCTTGTGTGGAATCAAAGAAGAAGGAGACCTTTTTGCCAGAGGATGTGACCCTCACCAGAGCAGGGATGGTGGCTGTAACCGACATGGTGAACAAAACCATCCGCGTTTTCAACCATCACTCAAAGTTTTCTAAGGGTGAATGGGTAAAAATTGGCCAGTTCTGTTCCCCCCGGGGAATTGGAGTGGACACTTCTGGCAAGTTACTGGTGGCGGACTACACAGAAGGCAAAGTTCATAGCTTTGCTTTGGACCACGCATTCAAGGTGCAGAGCCCTCACTCTGTATCTGACCTGTGTGGGCCGCGTTATGTGTGCGCCGCACCAGAAGGAGGGTTTGTTGTGAGTGAAGAGTGTGGTGATGTCAAACTGTTCAATAACAGTCACAAACTTCTCTTTTCCATCTGCCACAAATTCAGCCATAGTTTTGGCAACCCTGCTGGGGTATGTGCTGACAGAGAGGGCAACATCATTGTGGCTGATGAACAGCACCGGAAAATCCACTTGTTTCCCCGAAATGGTTCCCCTATTTGCTTGGTTTCAAAAGGTCTTCAGAGACCGACTGGAATAGCTTGTTCCACTCAGGGGTTGTTATATGTTGCCGACTCTGGAGATGATAATATCAAAGTCTTCAAGTATCGGGTGAGACCCCCTTTCAATGCAGACCTTCTTTCTGCGTCCAGTGAGAGTCCAAATCTAACTCCCAGAAGGAGGGTAGAGTAG